From a single Leclercia sp. AS011 genomic region:
- a CDS encoding LysR family transcriptional regulator, with product MAKRENYNELYLFMQVAREGSFTAAAQRLGLAQSGISRSVRDLEERLGVQLLVRTTRRLSLTQAGEQLYQTTQSGFAALDTGLATLAHYRDTPSGTVRINASQHAIDKCLLPKLAVFKQRYPDIRLELMNESRFVDIIAERFDAGIRLGPEVGQGMVAVRITPDMEMAVVGTPDHLRRYGFPQTPADLAAHPCIAYQFADGSLYHWELVQDGKSITHRPEGQWALSDSYMEAEAARLGLGLAYVPVELVAEDLARGTLIRVLQNFSLRMDGLFLYYPHRNVSPALRAVIDTLKI from the coding sequence ATGGCGAAGCGGGAAAACTATAACGAGCTGTACCTGTTTATGCAGGTGGCGCGGGAGGGCAGCTTCACGGCTGCCGCGCAGCGGCTCGGGCTGGCCCAGTCAGGGATCAGCCGCTCGGTGCGCGACCTTGAAGAGCGGCTGGGCGTGCAGCTGCTGGTGCGCACTACCCGCAGGCTCTCATTGACTCAGGCCGGTGAGCAGCTCTACCAGACTACCCAGTCCGGGTTTGCCGCCCTGGATACCGGGCTCGCCACCCTGGCGCATTACCGCGATACCCCCTCCGGCACGGTGCGCATTAATGCCAGCCAGCACGCCATCGATAAATGTCTCCTGCCAAAGCTGGCGGTATTTAAGCAGCGCTACCCCGATATCCGGCTGGAGCTGATGAACGAGAGCCGCTTCGTCGACATCATCGCCGAGCGGTTCGATGCCGGTATCCGGCTGGGGCCGGAAGTCGGTCAGGGGATGGTCGCGGTGCGCATTACGCCCGATATGGAGATGGCGGTGGTCGGCACGCCCGACCATTTACGCCGTTACGGTTTTCCCCAGACGCCAGCGGATTTAGCGGCCCATCCCTGCATTGCCTACCAGTTTGCCGACGGCAGTCTCTACCACTGGGAGCTGGTTCAGGATGGCAAAAGCATCACCCATCGCCCCGAGGGGCAGTGGGCGCTGTCGGACAGCTATATGGAAGCGGAAGCCGCCCGGCTGGGTCTGGGGCTGGCCTATGTGCCGGTCGAGCTGGTGGCGGAGGATCTGGCGCGCGGGACGCTGATCCGGGTATTGCAGAACTTCAGCCTGCGGATGGACGGGCTGTTCCTCTACTACCCTCATCGCAACGTATCACCCGCTCTGCGCGCGGTGATTGATACCCTGAAAATCTGA